A DNA window from Maribellus comscasis contains the following coding sequences:
- a CDS encoding DUF4395 domain-containing protein — MRSLVCPITDEIVNERVTRANALITILLIVSGFIFNSVLFFIFLLADFFVRAFTEVKYSPVSYISSRLINVLNFSKKPVGKAQKIFAARLGFVMTLGISVLFILNLGAAALVVSGVLVFFASLEFALGICVGCMIYTYLILPFYK, encoded by the coding sequence ATGAGAAGTTTAGTTTGTCCGATAACTGATGAAATAGTAAATGAACGCGTTACAAGGGCTAATGCTCTAATTACTATTTTGTTGATTGTGTCAGGATTTATTTTCAATTCCGTACTGTTTTTTATTTTTCTTTTGGCCGACTTTTTTGTGAGGGCGTTTACAGAAGTTAAATACAGCCCGGTCAGTTATATCAGCTCGCGGCTGATAAATGTTTTGAATTTTAGTAAAAAACCCGTAGGGAAAGCTCAAAAAATATTTGCAGCGCGTTTGGGTTTTGTAATGACTCTGGGAATAAGTGTTTTGTTTATACTGAATCTGGGTGCAGCTGCGCTTGTTGTTAGCGGAGTACTGGTATTTTTTGCTTCGCTTGAGTTTGCACTGGGGATTTGTGTAGGATGTATGATTTATACATATTTAATACTACCTTTTTATAAATAA
- a CDS encoding S9 family peptidase gives MKRLTVLLLLTGLSLFSVSQNMLERYQKAEKFLPKNISNLTRNVNLNINEVKGTSDFWYKLQTEKGERYYYFDGENIQSEEAFDHSKLAASLSEFITKQVNPDSLNIEQLVFIPGENKIEFSFDTLLFETDLLNYSTSKREKEKPTPKNQSISPNKKWIVEVRKFNLFLTNTETGDEIQLTDDGVEKYEYATPLSWYKMVDESKGDKYDPSISVRWTEDSKKFVTMRLDRRKVGKLFLYQSLPDSGFRAKVWSYERALPGEPAIMEEYYIFDVDSLSKVKVDVEPFADFTASIFPTWQNENKELYFARFKRGYQSIELFRVNAETGEAITLLTDSAKTMIETQTVICKWTEDESQFFWTSERDGWNHIYRYDRDGNFLNQVTKGNFAVRGIEKIDNENQLIYFVAGSLEENVDPYYRNLYVTNFEGNFLTLLTNDKTDHQIRIPEKGDYFVDSYSRVDRPTDHVVRSVESGEIIYRLASASLDPLFAKGWKFPEPFKVKARDGETDIYGLIFYPTNFDSAKTYPVLDATYSGPQAVRTPKTFSRGYNNYDVSIAELGFIVVTIDGLGTAWRSKAFHDFSYKNLGDIGAEDHIAGLKQLAETRPWMDLNRVGIYGHSAGGYDAAHALLTHPEFYKVAVSSAGNHDHRIAKAWWPEQYMGMPGKHYDEQSNFNLAGNLEGKLLLIHGDMDNNVNTASSLRMAAELIKHNKDFELLIIPNRNHGLADHPYFIRKRWDYFIKNLAGEKPPEEYEIKTYK, from the coding sequence ATGAAAAGATTAACCGTATTGTTATTGCTGACTGGCCTCTCACTTTTCTCCGTAAGCCAAAACATGCTGGAGAGATATCAGAAAGCGGAAAAGTTCCTTCCCAAAAACATTTCAAACTTAACACGGAATGTAAATTTAAACATCAACGAGGTGAAAGGAACCAGCGATTTCTGGTATAAACTTCAAACCGAAAAAGGTGAAAGATACTATTATTTCGATGGAGAAAACATTCAGTCAGAAGAGGCTTTTGATCATTCAAAACTGGCTGCGTCACTGTCAGAATTTATCACCAAACAGGTTAACCCCGATTCTTTAAACATAGAACAACTGGTATTTATTCCCGGCGAGAACAAAATAGAATTCAGTTTTGATACGCTTTTGTTCGAAACCGATTTGCTGAATTACTCAACCTCAAAAAGAGAAAAGGAAAAACCTACTCCCAAAAACCAATCGATTTCACCAAATAAAAAGTGGATTGTTGAAGTGCGTAAGTTTAACCTTTTTCTAACAAATACTGAAACCGGCGATGAAATTCAACTTACTGACGATGGTGTGGAAAAGTACGAATACGCTACACCGCTCTCGTGGTATAAAATGGTTGACGAATCAAAAGGAGATAAATACGATCCTTCCATTTCTGTTCGCTGGACTGAAGATTCCAAAAAGTTTGTCACAATGCGGCTCGACAGGAGAAAAGTGGGTAAATTGTTTTTATACCAAAGTTTGCCGGACAGCGGATTTCGTGCAAAAGTATGGTCGTATGAACGCGCGCTGCCCGGAGAACCTGCAATAATGGAGGAATATTACATTTTTGATGTGGACTCTTTATCAAAAGTAAAAGTTGATGTTGAACCATTCGCCGATTTTACAGCAAGTATCTTTCCCACCTGGCAAAATGAAAATAAGGAGTTATATTTTGCCCGTTTTAAAAGAGGGTACCAATCCATCGAACTATTTAGGGTAAACGCTGAAACCGGCGAGGCAATTACATTGCTTACAGATTCAGCAAAAACGATGATTGAAACACAAACGGTTATTTGTAAATGGACAGAAGATGAAAGCCAGTTTTTCTGGACATCTGAGCGCGATGGATGGAATCATATATACAGATACGACAGAGACGGAAATTTTTTAAACCAGGTAACAAAAGGAAATTTTGCAGTTCGCGGAATTGAAAAAATCGACAATGAAAATCAGCTGATTTATTTTGTTGCCGGTAGTTTGGAAGAAAATGTTGACCCTTATTACAGAAACCTGTATGTTACCAATTTTGAGGGAAATTTTTTAACCCTTTTAACAAACGACAAAACCGATCATCAAATCCGGATACCGGAGAAAGGCGATTACTTTGTAGACTCTTATTCAAGAGTTGACCGGCCAACCGACCATGTAGTGCGGAGTGTGGAAAGCGGAGAAATTATTTACCGCCTGGCCTCGGCCAGTTTGGATCCCTTGTTTGCAAAAGGCTGGAAATTTCCTGAGCCATTTAAAGTAAAAGCACGCGACGGCGAAACCGATATTTATGGTTTAATTTTTTATCCTACCAATTTTGACTCGGCAAAAACATACCCTGTTCTCGATGCAACTTATTCCGGTCCCCAGGCAGTGAGGACACCCAAAACCTTTTCAAGAGGATACAACAATTATGACGTTTCAATAGCTGAACTTGGTTTTATCGTAGTTACCATCGACGGATTGGGAACCGCGTGGCGTTCAAAAGCATTTCACGATTTTTCGTATAAAAACCTCGGCGATATTGGTGCCGAAGACCACATTGCCGGTTTAAAACAACTGGCTGAAACACGCCCCTGGATGGATTTGAATCGGGTGGGAATTTACGGACACTCAGCAGGAGGTTATGATGCTGCACATGCCCTGCTTACCCATCCCGAATTTTATAAGGTGGCCGTTTCTTCTGCCGGAAATCACGATCATCGAATTGCAAAAGCATGGTGGCCGGAACAATATATGGGAATGCCCGGAAAACATTACGATGAGCAGTCGAATTTTAATCTGGCCGGAAATCTCGAAGGAAAACTGCTGCTGATTCACGGCGATATGGACAACAATGTAAATACTGCTTCCAGCCTGCGCATGGCAGCTGAACTAATAAAACACAACAAAGATTTTGAACTACTTATTATCCCCAACCGAAATCATGGATTAGCCGATCATCCCTATTTTATTCGCAAACGATGGGACTACTTCATAAAAAACCTGGCAGGCGAGAAGCCTCCTGAAGAATATGAAATAAAAACCTATAAATAA
- the pulA gene encoding type I pullulanase has protein sequence MREWKFNHIDFSVYPFYEKDDLGVFWAPEKTLVKIWAPTAKIVEFRLYKDGATGEPFHKTQLQAGSNGTWSTVLLGDYDGKFYTFRINDGEWLEETPDIYTRCVGINGLRGMIYNPKKTNPENWENDSSPKLPHYTDAVIYETHVRDFSIAENSGIQSKGKFLGFTEEDTKTTGGITTGLSHLKDLGITHVHLLPVYDFFTVDEEKPVEKYNWGYDPLHYNALEGSYSSNPSDGTVRIKEFKKLVQALHTNGIGVVLDVVYNHTYFAKESVFNQTVPGYFYRQKPDGTFSNASGCGNEIASERKMARKYIIDSLKYWAQEFHIDGFRFDLMGIYDLDTMNKIQEELKKINPGIILYGEGWAADQSPMPEELRAVKFNTPKLPGIASFNDDFRDAIKGNHGNKKSKGFVSGLDLREESIKFGIVGATYHPQIVYDYVEPSRRAWATEPVQCINYASCHDNYTLWDKLKLSQPKASDEELRKMVKLAGALVLTSQGIPFLHSGIEFARSKGGNGNSYKSPDAINQIDWDKKVEYLEVFEYFKNLIQLRKNHPAFRIPSAEQVRKSLTFFSEYHPGTIAYSIDGKLLGDSWEKIVLLFNGTKTEKRVQLPQGKFEIIANWYSINENGLGEVENEVMVEGISFMLLKNSEQ, from the coding sequence ATGAGAGAGTGGAAATTTAACCATATTGATTTTTCTGTCTATCCTTTTTATGAAAAGGACGATTTAGGGGTGTTTTGGGCGCCCGAAAAAACACTTGTGAAAATCTGGGCGCCAACGGCAAAGATTGTGGAGTTTCGCTTATATAAAGACGGAGCAACCGGAGAACCTTTTCATAAAACACAACTACAGGCCGGCAGTAACGGAACCTGGTCTACAGTTCTTTTGGGTGATTACGACGGAAAGTTTTATACATTCAGGATAAACGACGGCGAGTGGCTGGAAGAAACTCCTGATATTTACACCCGCTGTGTGGGTATAAACGGTTTGCGCGGAATGATTTATAATCCGAAAAAAACCAATCCAGAAAATTGGGAAAACGACAGCAGCCCCAAATTGCCGCATTACACCGACGCAGTAATTTATGAAACTCATGTTCGTGACTTTTCAATTGCCGAAAATTCCGGGATTCAGAGTAAAGGGAAATTTTTAGGCTTTACCGAAGAAGACACCAAAACAACAGGTGGGATAACAACCGGCCTTTCTCATTTGAAAGATCTGGGAATAACACACGTGCATCTGCTCCCGGTTTACGATTTTTTTACTGTTGATGAAGAAAAGCCTGTCGAAAAATACAATTGGGGCTACGACCCGTTGCACTACAATGCACTGGAAGGCTCGTATTCTAGCAATCCTTCCGATGGGACTGTCCGTATAAAAGAATTTAAAAAACTGGTACAGGCGCTGCATACTAATGGTATTGGAGTTGTTCTGGATGTGGTTTACAATCATACTTATTTTGCAAAAGAATCCGTATTTAACCAAACCGTTCCCGGTTATTTCTACCGGCAAAAACCCGACGGGACATTTTCAAACGCTTCAGGCTGTGGAAATGAAATTGCATCGGAACGAAAAATGGCAAGAAAGTACATCATCGATTCGCTTAAATACTGGGCTCAAGAGTTTCATATTGATGGTTTTCGCTTTGATTTGATGGGAATTTACGACCTGGATACCATGAATAAAATTCAGGAAGAACTCAAAAAAATAAATCCGGGAATTATTTTGTACGGAGAAGGATGGGCTGCCGATCAAAGCCCGATGCCGGAGGAATTGCGCGCTGTGAAGTTTAATACTCCAAAATTACCCGGCATAGCTTCGTTTAATGATGATTTCAGAGACGCCATCAAAGGAAATCACGGGAATAAAAAAAGCAAAGGTTTTGTAAGCGGGCTCGACTTACGCGAAGAATCCATAAAATTCGGGATTGTAGGTGCAACATACCACCCGCAAATTGTTTACGATTACGTTGAACCATCGCGAAGAGCATGGGCAACAGAACCGGTGCAATGCATCAATTATGCCTCCTGTCACGACAATTATACACTTTGGGATAAACTGAAATTAAGTCAGCCAAAAGCAAGTGACGAAGAATTGCGAAAAATGGTAAAACTGGCCGGCGCTCTTGTTCTTACTTCACAGGGGATTCCTTTTTTGCACTCAGGGATTGAGTTTGCACGCTCGAAGGGTGGAAACGGCAACTCATATAAATCACCGGATGCGATAAATCAAATTGACTGGGACAAAAAAGTGGAATACCTCGAAGTTTTTGAATATTTCAAAAATTTAATTCAATTGCGAAAAAACCATCCGGCCTTTCGTATTCCTTCTGCAGAACAAGTAAGAAAAAGTTTAACGTTCTTTTCAGAATACCATCCGGGAACAATTGCTTATTCCATTGATGGAAAATTGCTTGGCGACTCGTGGGAAAAAATTGTTTTACTTTTTAACGGTACCAAAACCGAAAAAAGAGTTCAACTCCCTCAGGGAAAATTTGAAATAATTGCCAATTGGTATTCAATTAATGAAAACGGACTTGGCGAAGTGGAAAACGAAGTAATGGTAGAAGGGATTTCTTTTATGCTTCTAAAAAACAGCGAGCAATAA
- a CDS encoding Xaa-Pro dipeptidyl-peptidase encodes MNQFFQFLTFIFFAALGIPTLAQNENSVSTEKVGPVFKDGEAQIVPEFNDPDYWIREDLWVETEFDSDGDGKRDRMHVDVTRPRQTETEGLKLPVVYETSPYFAGTGSLDRKYLWNVKQELHTTPPRREHVPQFTAKVNRPILSKSHVKDWVPRGFIVVHSSSPGTGLSQGCPTVGGDNESLAPKAVIDWLNGRAKGFTTPDGNKEVTANWTTGKVGMIGTSYNGTLPLAAATTGVEGLEAIIPVAPNTSYYHYYRSNVLIRHPGGWLGEDIDYLYDWIHSGNPERCAYCDSIIRDKEMYGNFDRISGDYNDFWAGRDYLNDLEPLKAAVLMAHAFNDWNVVPEHSYRISKALKEKGVPLQIFYHQGGHGGEPPMIMMNRWFTRYLFGIDNGVENDSKAWIVRENDERTDPTPYKDYPNPEAKPVQFFPQKGAPKTGGLTLSKKPKQGKETLVDNVSFSGSTLAQAENTEHRLLFLTPILTKDIHISGETSITISLASNKPAANLSVWLVSLPWNNRRNAKITDNIITRGWADPQNYKSLTESEPLKKGKFYEMTFNLQPDDQVIPAGQQIGLMIFSSDRDFTLWPNPGTKLTVDLDATSLSIPVVGGTATFSKAIQ; translated from the coding sequence ATGAATCAGTTTTTCCAATTTCTAACTTTCATTTTTTTTGCCGCGCTAGGAATCCCAACCCTTGCACAAAATGAAAATTCAGTAAGCACAGAAAAAGTCGGACCGGTTTTCAAAGACGGAGAAGCGCAAATCGTTCCTGAATTTAATGACCCGGATTACTGGATTCGTGAAGACCTGTGGGTGGAAACCGAATTTGATTCAGATGGAGATGGCAAACGCGACAGAATGCATGTGGATGTGACCCGCCCGCGACAAACCGAAACCGAAGGTTTAAAACTGCCGGTAGTTTATGAAACCAGTCCTTATTTTGCCGGAACCGGCTCTCTGGACAGAAAGTATTTATGGAATGTAAAACAGGAATTGCACACCACGCCTCCCAGAAGAGAACATGTTCCACAGTTTACGGCAAAGGTAAACCGCCCGATCCTTTCAAAATCGCATGTAAAAGACTGGGTGCCGCGCGGTTTTATTGTAGTTCATTCTTCATCTCCCGGAACCGGGCTTTCACAAGGCTGTCCAACCGTAGGAGGAGACAATGAATCGCTGGCACCAAAAGCAGTTATCGACTGGCTGAACGGCAGGGCAAAAGGATTTACTACTCCCGATGGAAATAAAGAAGTAACAGCCAATTGGACAACGGGAAAAGTAGGAATGATTGGCACTTCCTACAACGGAACCCTTCCGCTGGCAGCAGCAACAACCGGAGTTGAGGGATTGGAGGCCATTATTCCGGTTGCTCCAAATACTTCGTATTATCATTATTATCGATCCAATGTACTGATTAGGCATCCGGGAGGTTGGCTTGGCGAAGACATCGACTATTTATACGACTGGATTCACAGTGGAAATCCCGAGCGTTGTGCGTATTGCGACAGTATTATCCGCGACAAGGAAATGTATGGAAACTTTGACCGTATTTCCGGCGATTATAACGATTTCTGGGCCGGCCGCGATTACCTCAATGATTTGGAACCACTAAAAGCTGCCGTTTTAATGGCACACGCTTTTAACGATTGGAACGTAGTTCCCGAACACAGTTACCGAATTTCCAAAGCGCTAAAAGAAAAAGGAGTGCCGCTGCAAATATTTTATCACCAGGGAGGGCATGGAGGAGAACCGCCCATGATAATGATGAACCGTTGGTTTACCCGTTATTTGTTTGGAATTGATAACGGCGTGGAAAATGACTCAAAGGCCTGGATAGTTAGGGAAAATGATGAAAGAACAGATCCTACCCCTTACAAAGATTATCCAAATCCGGAGGCAAAACCGGTTCAGTTCTTCCCGCAGAAAGGTGCTCCCAAAACCGGCGGTTTAACGCTAAGCAAAAAACCAAAACAAGGAAAAGAAACACTGGTTGATAACGTTTCATTTAGTGGTTCAACGCTGGCCCAGGCGGAAAATACGGAACACCGGCTTTTATTTCTAACTCCCATTTTAACTAAAGACATTCATATCTCAGGAGAAACTTCAATTACCATCAGTTTGGCGAGCAACAAACCCGCAGCAAATTTGTCGGTTTGGTTAGTTTCACTGCCATGGAATAACCGCAGAAATGCAAAAATAACCGATAATATTATCACCCGTGGGTGGGCGGACCCCCAGAATTATAAATCGCTTACCGAAAGTGAACCGCTAAAAAAAGGAAAATTTTACGAGATGACTTTTAATCTTCAACCCGACGATCAGGTTATTCCTGCCGGGCAACAAATCGGATTAATGATCTTTTCCAGCGATCGTGATTTTACCCTGTGGCCAAACCCCGGAACAAAATTAACTGTTGATTTGGATGCCACATCCCTAAGCATCCCTGTAGTTGGAGGAACCGCAACTTTTTCAAAAGCAATTCAATAA
- a CDS encoding Hcp family type VI secretion system effector: protein MALNAYMRLTGQTQGEIKGSVTQAGREDSIMVVEFHHEVESPVDAASGLPTGKRQHKPLVVTKEIDKSTPLLLNALTNNENITEMELRFWQPSRSGQEIQYYTIELKNARIVNIGQEMLNNQYPENMRHQVREQIAFVYQKIIWTFEDAGITAEDNWGTRSVTSSVRNSPLHRFSK from the coding sequence ATGGCTTTAAATGCATACATGAGACTGACGGGGCAGACGCAAGGTGAGATAAAAGGATCGGTAACACAGGCTGGGCGCGAGGACTCCATTATGGTTGTTGAGTTTCATCACGAAGTAGAATCTCCGGTGGATGCTGCTTCCGGACTTCCAACGGGCAAAAGGCAACATAAACCGCTTGTAGTAACAAAAGAAATTGATAAATCTACTCCTCTTTTGTTGAACGCGTTAACAAATAATGAGAATATCACTGAAATGGAATTGCGGTTTTGGCAACCTTCAAGAAGTGGGCAGGAGATTCAGTACTACACCATTGAGTTGAAAAATGCCCGTATTGTAAACATCGGACAGGAAATGCTAAATAATCAATATCCGGAAAACATGCGGCATCAGGTTCGGGAGCAAATTGCGTTTGTTTACCAGAAAATTATTTGGACATTTGAGGATGCTGGAATCACAGCTGAAGATAATTGGGGAACTCGTTCCGTAACATCTTCTGTCCGTAACTCTCCGCTTCATCGTTTTTCGAAATAG
- a CDS encoding M1 family metallopeptidase → MIYRATGILLLIFGITTGIFAQKTQFTHQDSLRGSITPERAWWDLTYYHLSVKVNPGDSTFSGTNLIQYRVIEPNQKIQIDLQPPMKISKITQNGVEQKFARDGNAWFISLSKKQQKGEVLELLVEYNGKPKVSRRPPWDGGVSWKKDEKGRPFIVTANQGDGASLWWPCKDHPYDEPDSMLISVTFPENLMDVSNGKLIKLDNNNDGTKTAHWFVNNPINSYGVNINIGNYVHFGDTYKGKKGALDCNFWVMDYNLEKAKKHFEQAYQMLEAFEYWFGPYPFYNDGYKLVEVPYPGMEHQSSVTYGNGFKNGYGGRDESHTGYGMKFDFIIIHESGHEWFANNVTNWDEADMWIHESFTAYSESLFVEYFWGKEAGAEYCRGTRLNISNDRPIIGVYGVNYPGSGDMYSKGANMLHTLRQIVNDDKKWRKILRGLNETFYHQTVKAEQIEKYISSETELDLESFFNQYLRDTRIPTLEYAIVDNEIRYRWTNCVNDFNMPVRVYISGEMKWIYPTRRWSRLKQSGSYKSFEIDKNFYVAAFPITVIN, encoded by the coding sequence ATGATTTACAGAGCTACCGGAATTCTTTTGTTGATTTTTGGAATAACAACGGGTATTTTTGCACAAAAAACACAATTCACTCATCAGGATTCATTGCGTGGAAGTATTACCCCGGAACGGGCATGGTGGGATTTAACTTACTATCACCTCAGTGTAAAAGTAAACCCCGGCGACAGCACCTTTTCGGGCACAAATCTGATTCAATACCGGGTAATCGAACCCAATCAAAAAATACAAATTGATCTGCAACCACCCATGAAAATTTCGAAAATTACTCAAAATGGTGTAGAACAGAAATTTGCAAGGGACGGAAACGCGTGGTTTATTTCACTAAGCAAAAAACAACAAAAAGGTGAAGTACTGGAGTTACTTGTTGAGTATAACGGAAAACCCAAAGTAAGTCGCCGTCCTCCCTGGGATGGAGGTGTGAGCTGGAAAAAAGATGAAAAAGGAAGACCATTTATTGTTACAGCAAACCAGGGCGACGGAGCAAGTTTATGGTGGCCCTGCAAAGATCATCCTTACGATGAACCCGACAGCATGTTGATCAGTGTAACTTTCCCTGAAAATTTAATGGATGTTTCAAACGGAAAACTTATAAAACTTGACAATAACAACGACGGGACAAAAACCGCGCACTGGTTTGTCAACAATCCAATTAATTCATACGGGGTAAATATCAACATTGGAAACTATGTTCACTTTGGCGATACCTACAAAGGCAAAAAAGGTGCACTCGATTGTAATTTCTGGGTGATGGACTACAACCTCGAAAAAGCAAAAAAACATTTTGAACAGGCTTACCAAATGCTTGAAGCCTTTGAATACTGGTTTGGCCCTTACCCATTTTACAACGACGGTTACAAATTGGTTGAAGTTCCCTACCCGGGAATGGAGCACCAAAGTTCGGTAACCTACGGAAATGGTTTTAAAAACGGTTATGGCGGCCGCGATGAAAGCCACACGGGATATGGAATGAAATTCGATTTTATAATCATCCACGAATCGGGCCATGAATGGTTTGCAAACAACGTTACCAACTGGGACGAAGCTGACATGTGGATTCATGAAAGTTTTACCGCTTATTCCGAAAGTTTATTTGTCGAATATTTTTGGGGAAAGGAAGCCGGCGCTGAATATTGTCGGGGAACACGTCTCAACATCAGTAACGACCGACCTATCATCGGAGTTTACGGGGTAAACTACCCCGGCTCGGGCGATATGTATTCGAAAGGTGCCAATATGTTACATACGCTTCGCCAAATTGTAAACGATGATAAAAAATGGAGAAAAATACTCAGGGGACTCAACGAAACGTTTTATCATCAAACCGTTAAAGCCGAACAAATAGAAAAATACATTTCCTCGGAAACAGAACTTGATCTGGAATCATTTTTTAATCAATATTTACGCGACACAAGAATTCCCACGTTAGAATATGCCATTGTTGACAATGAAATTCGCTACCGTTGGACAAATTGTGTTAACGATTTTAATATGCCTGTAAGAGTTTATATCAGTGGAGAAATGAAATGGATATACCCCACCAGGCGCTGGAGCAGATTAAAACAAAGTGGGAGTTATAAATCGTTTGAAATCGATAAGAACTTTTATGTAGCTGCTTTTCCAATTACTGTAATCAATTAA
- a CDS encoding aminopeptidase P family protein, whose amino-acid sequence MFKQKAYIERRKILKEKVGSGIILLFGNDESPMNYTDNTYHFRQDSTFLYYFGIAHPGLAAVIDIDNDREIIFGNDYTIDDIVWMGPQPTIAERAELCGVKNNKPLNKLSAFLQSAQKIHFLPLYRPENKIKLFNLLDINPAEIDKSFSVELVKAVVSQREIKTEEEIKEIEKAVDVSVDMHVAAMKFARPGMTEAQVAAEIHKVALAAGGEIAFPIIATINGQTLHNHYHGNSIKEGDLFLVDAGYETPLGYAGDLSSTFPVSKKFTPEQKEIYKITLDAHQAAIDALQIQQPFKNAHIAACKAIFDGMKSMGFTKGNTDNAVEAGAHALFFPCGTGHMMGLDVHDMEDLGEVWVGYNGQYKSTQFGLKSLRLAKPLETGHVLTIEPGIYFIPELIDLWRSQNKFDEFINWEKVDSYRNFGGIRNEEDFVMTQNGVKLLGKPKPKTIEEVESIRNS is encoded by the coding sequence ATGTTCAAGCAGAAAGCGTATATCGAACGAAGAAAAATCTTAAAAGAGAAAGTAGGTTCAGGAATCATTCTTTTATTTGGCAATGACGAGTCGCCAATGAATTATACCGACAATACCTATCATTTCAGGCAAGACAGCACTTTTCTTTATTATTTTGGAATTGCACATCCCGGACTGGCTGCTGTGATCGACATTGATAACGACAGAGAAATAATTTTTGGGAACGACTATACCATCGACGATATCGTATGGATGGGTCCTCAGCCCACAATTGCGGAAAGAGCAGAGCTTTGTGGCGTAAAAAATAATAAACCATTAAACAAGCTTTCTGCATTTTTACAATCGGCACAAAAAATACATTTTCTTCCTTTGTATCGCCCTGAAAATAAAATCAAACTTTTCAACCTTTTAGATATTAACCCGGCAGAAATTGACAAATCATTTTCGGTTGAACTGGTTAAAGCTGTTGTTAGTCAGCGCGAAATAAAAACAGAAGAAGAAATTAAAGAAATAGAAAAAGCGGTAGATGTTTCGGTTGATATGCATGTGGCCGCCATGAAGTTTGCCCGGCCGGGAATGACTGAAGCACAGGTCGCTGCGGAAATACACAAAGTTGCCCTCGCCGCAGGTGGTGAAATTGCATTTCCAATAATTGCAACCATAAACGGGCAAACCCTTCATAATCATTACCACGGAAACTCAATAAAAGAGGGAGATCTTTTTCTTGTGGATGCAGGTTATGAAACACCACTGGGATATGCCGGCGATTTATCAAGTACCTTCCCTGTAAGCAAAAAATTTACTCCTGAGCAAAAAGAAATTTATAAAATAACATTGGATGCCCACCAGGCGGCCATAGACGCACTCCAGATTCAGCAACCATTTAAAAATGCACATATTGCGGCATGCAAAGCCATTTTCGACGGGATGAAAAGCATGGGATTTACCAAAGGAAATACCGACAATGCAGTAGAAGCCGGAGCACACGCCTTATTCTTTCCTTGCGGAACAGGCCACATGATGGGCCTGGATGTTCACGATATGGAAGACCTTGGCGAAGTTTGGGTTGGCTACAACGGGCAGTATAAAAGCACACAATTTGGACTAAAATCGCTTCGCCTGGCCAAACCGTTGGAAACAGGCCATGTACTTACCATCGAACCGGGAATTTATTTTATTCCGGAACTGATTGATTTGTGGCGTTCCCAAAATAAATTTGACGAGTTTATTAACTGGGAAAAAGTGGATAGCTACCGCAATTTTGGAGGAATCCGGAACGAAGAAGATTTTGTAATGACCCAAAATGGCGTAAAACTACTTGGGAAGCCAAAACCAAAAACCATAGAAGAAGTGGAGAGTATTCGAAATAGCTAG